In Desulfurobacterium pacificum, the following proteins share a genomic window:
- a CDS encoding molybdopterin oxidoreductase family protein, producing MGVGRRDFLKKTAALTAASFVGIDLGIKIDGKFDEALAYGGENIVQIPEEVKNSPAYMVDDQGVEWVRGVCRFCGTGCKVWLGLKDGKPVRIRGEKNSAINHGFLCMKGMLFYKLFRHPDRLTQPLYRKSKKEPFKPISWEKAFDILADEMIKAMKKGGYHKNAMGWSGIAYYGSGQCLTEETYLFQKLWRCVGSNHVEGNPRLCMASAVGGYLTSYGADEPAGGYRDIDNAETIFIIGSNTAEAHPILYQRVAMRKMANPDVMVINADPRVTRTSRIADIHMQFKPGTDLALLNAIANVIVNEGLYDKEFVEKYCAFHAFTPGKDKVPLKGHKVSFEEYKKFIAKYTPEYAARICGGNITPEMIRKVARRIATTKTVSMWTMGINQRIRGVWANNLITNIHLLTGNVCKDGADSLSLTGQPNACGGVREGGGLCHILPGHRVVKNPKLRHQLEKIWGVPKGTIPPKPGYHTVKMFSAVSYTPEDRKRFKGLKPIYFMWVNETSPMQSLPNLKRFREGFAREDVFVVVSDIFPTRTSELANMILPCAFHFEKTGVYGCTERRSQLTPKAVKAPGQAMPENWMVVKFAEVLSKKLAKQSDPEMRRRAKIVYDALVKPYKAVVDKDPWWELPKVIWTEYSQKVTKGRDNDLSGATYEVLLERPDGVQWPAPTVEIAKKGGTLRRFVVGKDPLATALAKKYPSKFAGWEIIDYGPLHKDYKFWVWCRPYKGAAEEPDAEYPFYLSTGRIIDHWHTMSMTGRIKEIFEANPYAWVEVNPKDAQRMGISTGDLVLIETRRGKNIIPAKVATDQGPMEGMVFVYWYDQDKKRMINFCTKDAFDKGSKEPEFKICACRISKYAPAQPIQSFLVKLEKVRGGYLHNSELIKSEKDPV from the coding sequence ATGGGAGTTGGAAGAAGGGACTTTCTAAAGAAGACTGCAGCATTGACAGCAGCTTCTTTTGTAGGAATAGACCTCGGAATAAAGATTGACGGTAAGTTTGATGAAGCTTTAGCTTATGGTGGAGAGAATATTGTTCAGATTCCAGAAGAAGTTAAGAATTCTCCCGCTTATATGGTAGATGACCAGGGTGTTGAGTGGGTAAGAGGTGTTTGCCGTTTCTGCGGAACAGGTTGTAAAGTATGGCTTGGTCTTAAAGATGGTAAACCAGTAAGGATACGTGGAGAGAAAAATTCTGCTATTAACCATGGTTTCCTCTGTATGAAGGGTATGCTTTTCTACAAGCTATTCAGGCATCCTGATAGATTAACGCAGCCTCTTTACAGGAAGAGTAAGAAAGAACCTTTCAAGCCTATTTCCTGGGAGAAGGCTTTTGACATTCTTGCCGATGAAATGATTAAAGCTATGAAGAAAGGTGGCTATCACAAAAATGCAATGGGATGGTCCGGTATTGCATATTACGGTTCTGGTCAGTGTTTAACAGAAGAAACGTATCTTTTCCAGAAACTCTGGAGATGTGTTGGTTCTAACCACGTTGAGGGTAACCCAAGACTCTGTATGGCTTCTGCAGTTGGTGGATACTTAACTTCATACGGAGCTGATGAGCCTGCTGGTGGTTATAGGGATATAGATAATGCAGAAACTATTTTCATCATTGGTTCCAACACTGCGGAGGCTCACCCTATTTTGTATCAGCGTGTTGCTATGCGTAAAATGGCAAATCCTGATGTTATGGTAATTAATGCTGACCCAAGGGTAACGAGAACATCACGTATTGCTGATATTCATATGCAGTTTAAACCAGGAACAGACCTTGCTTTACTTAACGCTATTGCAAACGTGATTGTTAATGAGGGACTTTACGATAAAGAATTTGTTGAAAAATACTGTGCTTTCCATGCGTTTACTCCAGGTAAAGATAAAGTTCCTCTAAAAGGACATAAAGTTTCCTTTGAAGAGTATAAGAAGTTTATTGCCAAATATACTCCAGAATATGCAGCAAGAATTTGCGGCGGTAACATTACACCTGAGATGATTAGAAAAGTTGCAAGGAGAATTGCAACTACAAAGACTGTTTCAATGTGGACAATGGGTATTAACCAGAGAATTAGAGGCGTTTGGGCTAACAACCTTATTACTAATATTCACCTTTTAACAGGTAACGTATGTAAGGATGGAGCTGATTCCCTTTCTTTAACAGGTCAGCCAAACGCTTGTGGTGGTGTTAGAGAAGGTGGTGGATTGTGCCATATCCTACCGGGTCACAGGGTTGTTAAAAATCCTAAACTAAGACATCAACTTGAAAAGATTTGGGGTGTTCCTAAAGGAACGATACCTCCTAAGCCTGGTTATCACACAGTTAAGATGTTCTCTGCTGTTTCTTACACTCCAGAGGATAGAAAGAGGTTTAAAGGACTTAAGCCTATTTACTTCATGTGGGTGAATGAAACATCTCCAATGCAATCCTTACCTAACTTGAAAAGATTCCGTGAAGGTTTTGCAAGAGAAGATGTGTTTGTTGTAGTTTCTGATATATTCCCAACAAGAACTTCTGAGCTTGCCAACATGATTCTGCCGTGTGCGTTCCACTTTGAGAAAACGGGTGTTTACGGTTGTACTGAAAGACGTTCTCAATTGACACCTAAGGCTGTAAAAGCTCCTGGTCAGGCGATGCCTGAAAACTGGATGGTTGTTAAGTTTGCTGAAGTTCTTTCTAAGAAGCTTGCTAAGCAAAGTGACCCTGAAATGAGAAGAAGGGCTAAGATTGTTTACGACGCTCTTGTTAAACCTTACAAGGCTGTTGTAGATAAAGACCCATGGTGGGAGCTTCCAAAAGTTATCTGGACTGAGTACTCTCAAAAAGTTACTAAAGGTAGAGATAACGACCTTTCCGGTGCTACTTATGAAGTTCTCCTTGAAAGACCGGATGGTGTTCAGTGGCCAGCGCCAACCGTTGAGATTGCTAAGAAAGGTGGAACGTTGAGAAGATTCGTTGTTGGAAAAGACCCACTTGCTACTGCTCTTGCTAAGAAATATCCATCTAAATTTGCAGGTTGGGAAATTATTGATTATGGACCACTTCATAAAGATTACAAGTTCTGGGTATGGTGTAGACCTTATAAGGGGGCAGCTGAGGAGCCAGATGCAGAATATCCATTCTACCTTTCTACAGGTAGGATTATTGACCACTGGCACACAATGTCTATGACGGGTCGTATTAAAGAGATTTTTGAAGCTAACCCATACGCATGGGTAGAAGTTAACCCGAAAGACGCTCAGAGAATGGGTATCTCTACAGGTGACCTTGTTCTTATAGAAACACGTCGCGGCAAAAACATCATTCCAGCCAAAGTTGCTACAGACCAAGGTCCTATGGAAGGAATGGTATTTGTTTACTGGTATGACCAGGATAAGAAGAGAATGATTAACTTCTGTACAAAGGATGCTTTTGATAAAGGTTCTAAAGAACCTGAGTTTAAGATTTGTGCATGCCGTATAAGCAAGTATGCTCCAGCTCAGCCAATACAATCCTTCTTGGTTAAGCTTGAAAAGGTTAGAGGAGGTTACCTCCACAACTCTGAGCTTATAAAGTCTGAAAAAGACCCTGTTTAA
- a CDS encoding chaperone NapD, protein MPIVSCVVACEPEKGFSVEKELLEIPGVEVYGSGLKEKENVHYVIVVLEGETYEDVEAIEKRIKEIDGVLYVGVVEAYFLDEYEKIEKGEIVPSNPFHGLKRSEKLAERFYFGEDEDNGKESDA, encoded by the coding sequence ATGCCGATAGTTAGCTGTGTTGTGGCTTGTGAACCTGAAAAAGGGTTTTCTGTTGAGAAAGAGTTGTTAGAAATTCCGGGAGTGGAAGTATATGGAAGTGGTTTGAAGGAAAAGGAAAACGTCCATTACGTTATTGTGGTTTTAGAAGGAGAAACTTATGAGGACGTTGAAGCTATAGAAAAGCGAATTAAGGAGATTGATGGAGTTTTATACGTTGGAGTTGTTGAAGCATATTTCTTGGATGAATATGAAAAAATAGAAAAAGGAGAAATTGTTCCGTCTAATCCTTTTCACGGTCTGAAAAGGTCAGAGAAATTGGCGGAAAGGTTCTATTTTGGTGAGGATGAAGATAATGGAAAAGAAAGCGACGCGTAG
- a CDS encoding 4Fe-4S binding protein: MAKVKQGKIRFFRYAFLFACFLVITVNPILNYKWDINFVQGWFQSLGIGNMWIVSPLEGLETILTGKFFYLPSIIGMLIPLTLAFLMGRVFCSWMCPITFLSMLTDKLLGLFPVVGKKLKYREGLIILNRRVIWFALLAELILTMVVGYPLFVWWSPPGLVGRETMFYVFYHVITIEIYIVVAVLLLNLITRRFFCRYLCPLGALLALVASKRQLVIEYNADKCLSCKVCDKKCPLGIKPSVGESQSIYCWNCAECVDACPTGALKFTWRNDGIVRIEKKSLLLPQAR; the protein is encoded by the coding sequence ATGGCTAAGGTAAAGCAGGGAAAAATCAGGTTTTTTAGATATGCTTTTCTGTTTGCCTGCTTTTTGGTGATAACGGTTAATCCTATTTTGAATTATAAGTGGGATATAAACTTTGTTCAGGGATGGTTTCAGTCTCTTGGTATTGGGAATATGTGGATAGTTTCACCGCTTGAGGGGCTTGAAACGATTTTAACTGGGAAGTTTTTCTACCTTCCTTCAATTATTGGGATGTTGATTCCTTTAACTCTTGCTTTTCTGATGGGGAGAGTTTTCTGCAGTTGGATGTGTCCGATTACCTTCCTCTCAATGTTAACGGATAAACTGTTAGGTTTATTTCCTGTTGTAGGAAAGAAGTTAAAATATAGAGAGGGCTTGATAATTCTGAATAGAAGAGTCATCTGGTTTGCGCTTTTAGCAGAGCTAATTTTGACAATGGTTGTAGGCTATCCACTATTTGTGTGGTGGTCTCCGCCGGGGCTTGTTGGTAGAGAAACAATGTTTTACGTGTTTTACCACGTTATAACGATTGAGATTTATATTGTAGTTGCTGTTCTTCTTCTCAATTTGATTACGAGAAGATTTTTCTGTAGATATTTATGTCCTTTAGGAGCCTTGCTTGCTTTGGTTGCTTCAAAAAGACAGTTGGTTATTGAATATAATGCTGACAAGTGTCTTTCCTGTAAAGTTTGTGATAAGAAATGTCCTTTGGGTATAAAGCCGAGTGTTGGTGAAAGTCAAAGTATATATTGCTGGAATTGTGCAGAGTGTGTAGATGCCTGCCCTACAGGGGCGTTAAAGTTTACTTGGAGAAATGACGGAATTGTTAGGATTGAGAAGAAAAGTTTGCTATTACCTCAAGCCCGTTAA
- a CDS encoding cytochrome c3 family protein, translating to MAKRTIILSGLAGFVIAGAAALISAQIIEDTSTPQFCSSCHEMKPMYETWLKGPHGPLGNKGGAVRATCVDCHLPHDNVVSYLIAKASSGTKDFLGHILNGGYADNPKYWLEKLDESKNYVYVENCKHCHQVLPNNESHKKIKMGKVSDNCLRCHWYVGHGEELEVKIKELSEK from the coding sequence GTGGCTAAAAGAACGATTATTCTAAGCGGACTGGCAGGTTTCGTTATCGCAGGTGCTGCAGCTCTTATATCTGCTCAAATAATAGAGGATACCAGTACTCCTCAGTTCTGTTCTTCTTGTCATGAAATGAAGCCTATGTATGAAACGTGGTTGAAAGGTCCTCATGGTCCTTTGGGTAATAAGGGAGGGGCTGTTAGAGCTACATGCGTTGATTGTCATTTGCCTCATGACAATGTTGTTTCTTACCTTATAGCTAAAGCATCTTCAGGAACAAAAGACTTTTTAGGACATATTTTAAATGGTGGGTATGCTGATAATCCTAAATATTGGCTTGAAAAGTTAGATGAAAGTAAGAATTATGTGTACGTTGAGAATTGTAAACATTGTCATCAAGTGTTACCTAATAATGAGTCTCATAAAAAGATTAAAATGGGAAAAGTTAGCGATAACTGCTTGAGGTGCCACTGGTATGTGGGGCATGGAGAAGAGCTTGAAGTTAAAATTAAGGAGCTTTCCGAAAAATAA
- a CDS encoding type III pantothenate kinase: protein MQYYGDYNLLLIDVGNTRTKVRIIKDSFKKDVSFPTSEIKKNIEKFNPNSSVIAVSVVNKATEILKTHFKNIKFITAQTNLPIKINYLTPQTLGTDRIAHACGGLLYGNSFIIVNAGTTTVIDIVKERKFLGGWILPGIKLSSQCLYKFTSKLPLVENFTLNNFYEPGNSTTECIEKGILLFTVSSIQKVKKTFNLPIILTGGNGKLLTNFIKAKYVENLTLNGLEVIANFSSQS from the coding sequence ATGCAATACTATGGAGACTATAACCTACTACTCATAGATGTAGGAAACACAAGAACAAAAGTGAGAATAATTAAAGATTCTTTTAAGAAAGATGTTTCTTTCCCTACTTCTGAAATTAAAAAAAACATAGAAAAGTTCAACCCAAATTCTTCCGTTATAGCAGTTTCCGTTGTCAATAAAGCAACAGAAATCTTAAAAACACACTTCAAAAACATTAAGTTTATCACTGCACAAACCAACCTTCCTATCAAAATCAATTACTTAACGCCGCAAACCTTAGGAACAGACAGAATAGCTCACGCATGCGGAGGGCTACTCTATGGAAACTCTTTCATAATAGTTAATGCTGGTACCACAACAGTAATAGACATTGTAAAAGAACGAAAGTTTTTGGGAGGATGGATACTGCCCGGCATAAAGTTATCCTCCCAGTGTCTCTACAAATTCACCTCTAAACTACCCTTAGTTGAAAACTTTACCCTTAACAATTTTTACGAACCTGGGAACTCCACAACAGAATGCATAGAAAAAGGAATACTACTTTTTACAGTTTCCTCAATCCAAAAAGTTAAAAAAACCTTCAACCTACCAATAATACTGACAGGAGGGAACGGCAAACTTCTCACAAACTTCATAAAAGCAAAATACGTAGAAAACTTAACCCTTAACGGGCTTGAGGTAATAGCAAACTTTTCTTCTCAATCCTAA
- a CDS encoding 4Fe-4S dicluster domain-containing protein, whose product MEKKATRRDFIKVTLSAFMTATVFESCKLSEFKNPKTMIKSPIKTNILRPPGAVPEDEFAKRCIRCGRCGEVCPYHCIKYFDVKNGGVFSGTPYINVLEKPCYLCMKCVYVCPTGSLQPCAKDEVRMGVAVINREICVSWQQDKTGLICRTCYNVCPFAGTAIKIDPMFRPYIIEENCTGCGICAYSCIADTYEGNKGKKAISIQPIRWKKIKEVKLKDIKKS is encoded by the coding sequence ATGGAAAAGAAAGCGACGCGTAGGGATTTTATTAAAGTAACGCTTTCAGCTTTTATGACGGCTACTGTTTTTGAATCCTGCAAGCTTTCTGAATTTAAAAATCCAAAAACTATGATTAAATCACCGATAAAAACTAATATTTTACGTCCACCTGGAGCTGTTCCTGAAGATGAATTTGCAAAAAGGTGTATAAGATGTGGAAGGTGTGGAGAGGTTTGTCCTTACCATTGTATTAAATATTTTGATGTGAAAAATGGAGGAGTATTTTCAGGTACTCCTTATATAAACGTTTTAGAGAAGCCCTGTTATTTATGTATGAAGTGCGTTTATGTGTGTCCTACAGGTTCTCTCCAGCCGTGTGCAAAGGATGAAGTGAGGATGGGAGTTGCTGTAATAAATAGAGAAATATGTGTTTCGTGGCAACAGGATAAAACGGGACTTATCTGTAGAACGTGCTATAACGTGTGTCCTTTTGCTGGAACTGCTATAAAGATTGACCCGATGTTTAGACCTTACATCATAGAGGAAAACTGTACGGGTTGTGGAATATGTGCTTACTCATGCATTGCCGATACTTATGAGGGTAATAAGGGTAAAAAAGCAATCTCTATACAGCCTATTAGATGGAAAAAGATAAAAGAGGTGAAGTTAAAAGATATTAAAAAGTCTTGA